The Grus americana isolate bGruAme1 unplaced genomic scaffold, bGruAme1.mat scaffold_487, whole genome shotgun sequence genome includes a window with the following:
- the LOC129200782 gene encoding interferon-like translates to MAAHATPQPCPRHGAPALLLLLTALATALACHHLRPRHATLTWDSLNLLQAMAPSPPQPCHHQQPPSFPDTLLHDNHTNQGAATALHILQHLFDTLSSHSTPRHWDAQARHLLLNNLHHHIQQLQQCLPANGTRFKRQGPRNRLLSIDKYFSRIHDLLHAHNHSACAWDHVRLEARACLQHLHRLTRDTRS, encoded by the coding sequence atggcTGCGCACgcaaccccacagccctgcccgcggcacGGCGCCCCggcgctcctgctcctcctgacgGCTCTCGCCACCGCCCTCGCCTGCCACCACCTGCGGCCACGCCACGCCACCCTCACCTGGGACAGCCTCAACCTCCTCCAGGCCATGGCTCCCAGCccgccacagccctgccaccaccagcagccgccATCCTTCCCCGACACCCTCCTCCACGACAACCACACGAACCAAggcgccgccaccgccctccacatcctccagcacctcttcgacaccctcagcagccacagcacccccCGCCACTGGGACGCCCAGGCACGCCACCTACTCCTCAACAACCTCCACCACcacatccagcagctccagcaatgcCTGCCAGCCAACGGGACGCGCTTCAAAAGGCAAGGGCCCCGCAACCGGCTGCTCAGCATCGACAAGTACTTCAGCCGCATCCACGACCTCCTCCACGCCCACAACCACAGCGCCTGCGCCTGGGACCACGTCCGCCTTGAAGCTCGCGCCTGCTTACAACACCTCCACCGCCTCACCCGCGACACGCGCAGTTAG